From Cecembia calidifontis, one genomic window encodes:
- a CDS encoding electron transfer flavoprotein subunit beta/FixA family protein, which translates to MKILVCITHVPDTTSKIQFTDNNTKFDKNGVQFIIGPYDDYALARAVELKEQLGASLTVLNVGEAETEPTLRKALAIGADDAIRVNAFPKDSLFVASQIAAIAKQNNYDLIMMGRESIDFNGGMVHGMVGEMLGIPSVSPVMKLEIEGDSVKMAREIEGGKEYLEAKLPLVAGCQEPIAEWKIPNMRGIMSARTKPLQVIEPVTDQTATEVTNYQLPPAKGAVKLIDKDNVEELVKLLKNEAKVL; encoded by the coding sequence ATGAAAATTCTTGTTTGTATAACCCACGTACCGGATACTACTTCAAAAATCCAGTTCACTGACAATAACACCAAGTTTGATAAAAATGGCGTGCAGTTCATCATTGGACCTTATGATGATTATGCCTTGGCCAGGGCAGTGGAACTGAAAGAGCAGCTGGGCGCTAGCCTGACAGTGTTGAACGTAGGTGAGGCAGAAACTGAACCAACATTAAGAAAAGCATTGGCTATCGGTGCTGATGATGCCATCAGAGTCAATGCTTTCCCAAAAGATTCTCTGTTTGTGGCAAGTCAAATTGCCGCAATTGCCAAGCAAAACAATTATGACCTGATCATGATGGGTAGAGAGTCCATTGATTTCAATGGCGGTATGGTCCATGGAATGGTAGGAGAAATGTTGGGCATTCCTTCCGTCTCTCCGGTGATGAAATTGGAGATTGAAGGAGATTCCGTGAAGATGGCCAGAGAAATTGAAGGCGGTAAAGAATATCTTGAAGCTAAGTTGCCTTTGGTAGCTGGATGTCAGGAGCCTATTGCAGAGTGGAAAATTCCAAATATGCGGGGAATTATGTCTGCAAGAACCAAACCTTTGCAGGTTATTGAGCCTGTAACAGACCAGACAGCTACAGAGGTGACCAATTATCAATTGCCTCCTGCAAAAGGTGCAGTGAAACTCATAGACAAAGACAATGTGGAAGAATTGGTGAAACTGCTTAAAAATGAAGCGAAAGTGCTTTAA
- a CDS encoding tetratricopeptide repeat protein, translating to MSKLSRIEMLQSFAEQEPENPFNWYALALEHQNSSPEKAASLFHKLLNEHKGYLPTYYHAAHFFAEHGDLDLAKSVFEEGIHLAEKEKQLNTLRELKNSYQNFLFENDLDG from the coding sequence ATGAGCAAATTGTCCCGCATAGAGATGTTACAATCGTTTGCAGAACAGGAGCCCGAAAACCCTTTCAACTGGTATGCATTGGCCTTGGAACATCAAAACTCCTCTCCAGAAAAAGCTGCCAGTCTATTTCATAAACTACTAAATGAGCACAAAGGTTACCTTCCAACCTATTATCATGCTGCCCACTTTTTTGCCGAACATGGCGACCTGGATTTGGCGAAATCAGTCTTTGAAGAAGGAATTCATTTGGCAGAAAAGGAAAAACAATTGAATACACTAAGAGAACTGAAAAACAGCTATCAAAATTTTCTGTTCGAAAACGACCTGGATGGATAA
- a CDS encoding zinc-binding dehydrogenase encodes MKAIVLNRHTDSKIELTEIALPHLSGEQVRVQIKAAALNHRDEWCRQGLYPNIKDGVILGSDGAGIVLDVAHHGLNEWLGKEVIINPALHWGDDEKVQGKDFQILGMPGHGTLAEFVDVDVNRIFAKPAFMNWEEAAALPLGGLTAYRALMVQSSLQKGEKVLVTGFGGGVAQFAAQFALAAGAEVYISSSSENKIASALALGITKGFNYKDENWAEEALKETGGFDLIIDSAMGDTINNLIHVVKPGGRIVFYGATKGNPSGFNARKVFWNQLKIIGSTMGSDKDFEEMLSFVKHHQIHPVIDQVFLLEEAEKAFDRMKLGQQLGKIVIKI; translated from the coding sequence TTGAAAGCTATTGTTTTAAATAGACATACTGATAGTAAAATTGAACTTACTGAAATAGCTTTGCCTCACCTGAGTGGGGAGCAGGTAAGGGTACAGATCAAAGCTGCCGCATTGAACCACAGGGATGAATGGTGCAGGCAGGGACTTTATCCCAATATTAAGGATGGGGTGATTTTGGGATCTGATGGAGCAGGAATAGTATTGGATGTGGCCCATCATGGTCTAAATGAATGGTTGGGAAAAGAAGTAATCATCAATCCTGCATTGCATTGGGGGGATGATGAAAAAGTTCAGGGCAAGGATTTTCAGATTTTGGGTATGCCCGGTCATGGGACTTTAGCTGAATTTGTAGATGTTGATGTAAACAGAATTTTTGCCAAACCTGCATTTATGAACTGGGAGGAGGCTGCAGCATTGCCATTAGGTGGCTTGACTGCTTACAGGGCATTGATGGTTCAGAGCAGCTTACAAAAAGGTGAAAAAGTGTTGGTGACCGGATTTGGTGGTGGAGTGGCCCAATTTGCAGCCCAATTTGCTTTGGCTGCAGGTGCAGAAGTATACATCAGCAGTAGCAGTGAGAATAAGATAGCTTCAGCGCTGGCTCTTGGTATAACGAAAGGCTTCAATTATAAAGATGAAAATTGGGCAGAGGAAGCACTAAAGGAAACCGGCGGTTTTGACCTGATTATTGACAGTGCCATGGGGGATACAATCAATAACCTTATCCATGTGGTCAAGCCAGGTGGAAGGATTGTGTTTTATGGAGCGACTAAAGGAAATCCAAGTGGATTCAATGCCAGAAAGGTATTTTGGAATCAGCTAAAAATAATAGGAAGCACGATGGGAAGTGATAAGGATTTTGAAGAGATGCTTTCATTTGTGAAACACCATCAGATCCATCCTGTAATTGATCAGGTATTTCTTTTGGAGGAAGCGGAAAAAGCTTTTGACCGCATGAAGCTAGGTCAGCAACTGGGCAAAATCGTGATTAAAATTTGA
- the dnaB gene encoding replicative DNA helicase, which produces MAENKPSTTNRNLGRKKPDLNIGSGLGKLPPQAIDLEEAVLGALMLEKDALTTVVDILKPESFYKEAHKVIYTAILDLFSDSQPIDLLTVTNQLRKKGQLELAGGAFFITELTSKVSSAANIEFHARIITEQAMKREMISIASEIQKDAYEDTTDVFELLDKMEQSLFEISEKNIRKNYADMRSIMKEAIMELEAKKGQKDGLTGVPSGFTALDRVTSGWQKSDLVIIAARPAMGKTAFVLSVLRNAAVDHGRPVAIFSLEMSSVQLVNRLISSEAELDSEKIKKGNLADYEWEQLVHKTAKLSKAPLFVDDTPALSILELRAKCRKLKAQHDIQMVVIDYLQLMSGDSKSGGGGNREQEIASISRALKKIAKELNIPVIALSQLSRAVETRGGDKRPQLSDLRESGAIEQDADMVMFLYRPEYYGITEDEDGNSTMGVGEVIIAKHRNGSLENVKLRFIGKYTKFADLELNVPYKAQDALYGSKFPSGGGAQDFESGNMIRLQSKANGGDFDDPFPGGLGSSEPAPF; this is translated from the coding sequence ATGGCAGAAAATAAACCAAGCACTACCAATAGAAATTTGGGGAGAAAAAAACCGGATCTTAATATTGGTTCGGGATTGGGGAAATTACCACCTCAGGCGATTGATTTGGAAGAAGCAGTTCTCGGTGCTTTGATGCTTGAGAAGGATGCGCTTACTACTGTAGTAGATATTCTTAAGCCCGAAAGTTTCTACAAAGAGGCCCATAAAGTAATCTACACGGCAATACTTGACCTCTTTTCTGATTCGCAACCGATTGATCTTTTGACAGTGACCAATCAGCTACGGAAAAAAGGACAGTTGGAATTGGCAGGAGGAGCATTTTTTATCACGGAGTTGACTTCCAAAGTTTCCTCGGCTGCCAATATTGAATTTCACGCCAGGATCATTACCGAACAGGCCATGAAAAGGGAAATGATCAGCATAGCTTCTGAAATCCAAAAAGATGCTTATGAAGATACTACGGATGTTTTTGAGCTGTTGGATAAGATGGAGCAATCACTGTTTGAAATTTCGGAAAAGAATATCCGGAAAAATTATGCAGATATGCGCTCCATCATGAAAGAAGCCATCATGGAGCTTGAAGCCAAAAAAGGTCAAAAGGACGGCCTTACCGGTGTTCCAAGTGGTTTTACAGCATTGGATAGGGTTACTTCAGGTTGGCAAAAATCCGATCTGGTTATCATCGCAGCGCGTCCCGCTATGGGTAAGACTGCTTTTGTTTTGTCTGTATTGAGAAATGCAGCAGTAGATCACGGCAGACCGGTAGCGATTTTTTCACTGGAAATGTCCTCTGTCCAATTGGTCAACAGGTTGATTTCCTCTGAGGCCGAATTGGATTCAGAAAAAATCAAAAAAGGAAACCTCGCAGACTATGAGTGGGAGCAATTGGTACATAAAACTGCCAAACTCTCAAAAGCCCCCCTGTTTGTAGATGATACACCGGCCCTCTCCATTCTGGAGCTCAGGGCAAAGTGCCGAAAACTCAAGGCACAACATGATATTCAGATGGTCGTAATCGACTACCTTCAGTTAATGTCAGGGGACTCCAAATCCGGAGGAGGAGGCAACAGGGAACAGGAAATTGCGAGTATTTCCAGGGCTTTGAAAAAGATAGCCAAAGAACTGAATATTCCAGTAATTGCGCTTTCTCAGTTGTCCCGTGCTGTGGAGACCAGGGGAGGAGATAAGCGGCCTCAGCTTTCCGATTTGAGGGAATCAGGAGCCATTGAGCAGGATGCCGACATGGTAATGTTCCTTTACCGTCCTGAGTATTATGGAATAACTGAGGATGAAGACGGAAACTCCACCATGGGTGTAGGTGAGGTAATCATTGCCAAGCATAGAAATGGTTCCTTGGAAAATGTTAAACTTAGGTTTATCGGTAAATACACAAAATTTGCGGATCTCGAGTTAAATGTGCCTTATAAGGCCCAAGATGCGCTCTACGGTAGTAAGTTTCCAAGTGGTGGAGGAGCCCAGGATTTCGAATCAGGTAATATGATCCGTTTGCAGAGTAAAGCCAATGGGGGAGATTTTGATGATCCATTCCCCGGCGGCTTGGGAAGCAGTGAACCAGCTCCTTTTTAA
- a CDS encoding UDP-N-acetylmuramate--L-alanine ligase, giving the protein MSKKYHFIAIGGAVMHNLALALLAKGYEVSGSDDEIYEPSRSRLKNAGILPIEKGWFPEKIQSDLDGIILGMHARIDNPELIRAKELNIPIYSFPEFIYNQSQDKQRVVISGSHGKTTITSMILHVLKYLGMDFDYLVGAQIEGFDLMVKLSDAPVIIIEGDEYLTSPVDRRPKFFHYHHHILLMSGIAWDHFNVFPTFENYKSQFEELIQMTPQNGTFIYCENDPEVKELAEKTPLPGVKKIPYSNHPNLVKDGKTLLITAFGELPIAVFGNHNLQNLQGALEVCRTMGINDEEFYKAIQHFKGAAKRQEILAQAEDRILFRDFAHAPSKLKATVNAVKNQFPKRRLIAVQELHTYSSLNKDFVHNYAHTFDEADMAIIYLNPKAVSLKKLELMDESTLKDGFKRKDLLIFTDSEQLKSFLENQDFRNTNLLLMSSGNYDDMDLSTLQSILNKNHSQ; this is encoded by the coding sequence ATGTCCAAAAAGTATCATTTTATAGCAATAGGTGGGGCGGTCATGCACAATTTAGCCCTGGCCTTATTGGCCAAAGGATATGAGGTAAGTGGATCGGATGATGAAATCTACGAACCATCACGGAGCAGGTTGAAAAATGCCGGAATTCTTCCCATTGAAAAAGGCTGGTTTCCCGAGAAAATACAGTCCGATTTGGATGGCATCATATTGGGTATGCACGCAAGGATCGATAATCCGGAATTAATCCGGGCAAAAGAACTGAATATCCCCATTTATTCATTTCCGGAATTCATTTACAACCAAAGTCAGGATAAACAAAGAGTAGTAATATCAGGAAGCCATGGAAAAACTACCATTACTTCCATGATTCTTCATGTCCTGAAGTATTTGGGAATGGACTTTGATTACCTGGTGGGAGCACAAATAGAAGGTTTTGATTTAATGGTGAAACTTTCGGATGCACCTGTCATTATCATTGAAGGAGATGAATACCTCACTTCACCGGTAGACAGAAGGCCTAAATTTTTCCATTACCATCACCATATCCTATTGATGAGTGGGATAGCTTGGGATCATTTCAATGTTTTTCCAACTTTTGAAAATTATAAATCTCAATTTGAGGAATTGATCCAAATGACTCCTCAAAACGGAACATTCATTTATTGTGAAAATGACCCTGAGGTAAAAGAATTAGCAGAAAAAACCCCTCTTCCAGGAGTAAAAAAAATCCCTTACTCAAACCATCCCAACCTGGTGAAAGATGGAAAAACCTTACTGATCACCGCATTTGGTGAATTGCCCATTGCTGTTTTTGGAAACCATAACCTTCAAAACCTTCAAGGGGCCCTTGAAGTCTGCAGAACAATGGGAATAAATGATGAGGAATTTTACAAAGCCATTCAACATTTCAAGGGCGCAGCAAAAAGACAGGAAATCCTGGCCCAAGCAGAAGACCGAATTCTTTTCAGGGATTTTGCACATGCACCTTCCAAATTAAAGGCTACTGTCAATGCTGTAAAAAACCAGTTTCCAAAACGAAGGCTGATTGCTGTTCAGGAATTACATACCTACAGTTCCCTCAACAAGGATTTCGTTCACAATTATGCCCATACCTTTGATGAAGCGGATATGGCTATTATCTATTTAAACCCAAAAGCTGTATCTTTGAAAAAGCTGGAACTAATGGATGAATCTACCCTAAAAGATGGATTCAAACGAAAAGATCTTCTAATATTCACAGATAGTGAGCAGCTAAAATCCTTTTTGGAAAACCAGGATTTCCGGAACACGAATTTACTTCTGATGAGTTCGGGAAATTATGACGATATGGACTTAAGTACTTTACAATCAATACTCAATAAAAATCATTCACAATGA
- a CDS encoding 3'-5' exonuclease: MNLNLKTPIAFFDLEATGTNIATDRIVEISILKVYPDGKEEIKTTLVNPTIPIPKETSLIHGIYDKDVKDAPTFKALSKDLHQFLLGADLAGFNILKFDIPLLVEEFLRAGIDFDIEKRNILDAQKIFHMMEKRNLAAAYKFYCGKNLENAHSAEADTLATYEVFKAQVEKYVGEEAEDLLGNKLGVFENDMKKIHLLLNEKMVDLAGRFIFNEKGEECFNFGKHKGKTIEAVLKEEPSYYDWMMKGDFPLDTKRKFTQVKLRAFNQR; the protein is encoded by the coding sequence ATGAATTTAAATTTAAAAACGCCCATTGCTTTTTTTGACCTAGAGGCCACAGGTACGAATATTGCTACTGACAGAATTGTGGAGATTTCTATTTTAAAAGTTTATCCTGATGGGAAGGAAGAAATAAAAACTACCCTGGTAAATCCAACTATTCCAATCCCCAAAGAAACGTCTTTAATCCATGGTATATATGACAAGGATGTCAAAGATGCACCTACTTTTAAAGCACTTTCCAAGGATTTGCACCAATTTTTGTTAGGAGCAGATTTAGCGGGTTTTAATATATTAAAGTTTGATATCCCCCTGCTTGTTGAAGAATTTCTTAGGGCAGGAATAGACTTTGATATTGAAAAAAGAAACATCTTGGATGCCCAGAAAATCTTCCATATGATGGAAAAGAGAAATCTGGCAGCGGCTTATAAATTTTATTGCGGTAAAAACCTTGAAAATGCCCATAGCGCTGAAGCTGATACCCTGGCAACTTATGAAGTGTTTAAGGCCCAGGTTGAAAAATATGTGGGGGAAGAAGCAGAAGACCTTTTGGGAAATAAATTGGGTGTTTTTGAAAACGACATGAAAAAAATACACCTGCTCCTCAACGAAAAAATGGTTGACCTAGCAGGGAGGTTCATTTTCAATGAAAAAGGGGAAGAATGCTTTAATTTCGGGAAGCATAAAGGAAAAACGATAGAGGCAGTCCTAAAAGAAGAACCCTCCTACTATGATTGGATGATGAAAGGAGATTTCCCTTTGGATACCAAAAGGAAATTCACCCAAGTAAAGTTACGGGCATTTAATCAGCGTTAA
- a CDS encoding IS4 family transposase: MKDFLRDRFFSFEVLVLFILSKSNKGLNICLEEFFGESSLSPTKSAFTQARKKLCYTVFKKLNGLICSLFYQHAKFKKWKGHRVLSVDGSTLELPDHPSMSEKFSYHGFGPNADAGHYMSRISYLYDVYNGLVLDAGMESYTTSEATLCHAHLGHIKEGDLLVCDRYYASLRLFFELKGKGADFLFRMKDNWWKCVEDFSRSSSSDAEYTLILPPKYRWLLEKYPSLSQTMTVRLIKKKNKKGKISIYATSLLDRKKYTASSLINLYKQRWGIEEAYKLIKSRLEVSDFSGKTAWAVQQDFYAKTLIISLCNILCYDVEPKTKTGRTSKSARTLIINKTYALSKTKSLILKIRDLIGELEQIIQKYVKKIASKIEYSKRNQVFKRKFRAKLKYSMNYKSI, encoded by the coding sequence GTGAAAGATTTTCTTCGTGACCGTTTCTTTTCCTTTGAAGTTCTTGTGCTTTTTATTTTGTCAAAGAGCAACAAAGGACTTAATATCTGCCTTGAAGAGTTTTTTGGGGAATCTTCCTTATCGCCCACTAAAAGTGCATTTACCCAGGCCAGGAAAAAACTGTGCTATACAGTTTTTAAAAAGCTTAACGGTTTGATCTGCAGTCTTTTTTACCAACATGCAAAGTTCAAGAAATGGAAGGGGCATAGGGTGCTTTCTGTTGATGGTTCAACACTTGAACTCCCGGATCATCCCTCCATGTCAGAGAAGTTCAGCTATCATGGTTTTGGGCCCAATGCGGATGCGGGACATTACATGAGCAGGATATCTTACCTGTATGATGTTTACAACGGCCTTGTACTGGATGCCGGTATGGAAAGCTACACCACTTCGGAAGCCACCCTATGTCATGCCCATCTTGGACATATTAAAGAAGGGGATCTTCTTGTGTGCGACAGGTATTATGCATCACTGAGACTTTTTTTCGAATTGAAAGGAAAAGGGGCCGACTTTCTTTTCAGGATGAAAGACAATTGGTGGAAATGTGTCGAAGATTTTTCCCGAAGTAGTTCCTCTGATGCGGAATATACATTAATACTCCCTCCAAAATACAGATGGCTGCTTGAAAAGTATCCCTCGTTATCCCAAACCATGACCGTAAGACTGATCAAGAAAAAGAATAAGAAGGGTAAGATTTCAATATATGCGACTTCGCTGTTGGACAGGAAAAAATATACAGCCTCCTCTCTAATAAACCTGTACAAACAGAGATGGGGAATAGAAGAAGCATATAAACTGATCAAATCAAGACTTGAAGTATCTGATTTTTCCGGCAAAACAGCATGGGCGGTCCAGCAGGACTTCTATGCTAAGACCCTGATCATATCACTCTGCAATATTCTTTGCTATGATGTGGAGCCAAAAACCAAAACAGGACGGACATCAAAGTCAGCAAGGACCTTGATAATCAATAAAACTTATGCATTGTCAAAAACAAAATCCCTGATTCTTAAAATCAGAGATTTAATTGGTGAATTGGAGCAGATTATCCAGAAATATGTAAAGAAAATCGCTTCCAAAATAGAATATTCAAAAAGAAACCAGGTATTCAAGCGGAAATTCAGAGCTAAACTGAAATACTCAATGAATTACAAATCTATTTAA
- a CDS encoding M48 family metallopeptidase: MLKKIIFLMALGLVIYSCAKVPMSGRNQLALVSNEELLPLAYEQYAQVLRENKVVTNTAQGQMVVRVGKRISEAVEKYMREQGFEKQLEGFAWEFNLIEDDIVNAWCMPGGKVAFYTGILPICQDEAGVAVVMGHEVAHAIANHGRERMSNGLLLNGLLGGAQAAMGQNPSLTQSIFLQAFGVGGQLGMLKFSRRHELEADQLGLNFMAMAGYDPRVAPGFWDRMSEGRNGAPPEFLSTHPGPGKRKEELQKQMPKALEYYERSTKR; the protein is encoded by the coding sequence ATGTTGAAAAAGATAATCTTTTTGATGGCATTGGGATTGGTGATTTATTCCTGTGCCAAAGTTCCGATGAGCGGGAGAAATCAATTGGCCTTAGTAAGCAATGAAGAACTCCTGCCTTTGGCCTATGAGCAGTATGCCCAGGTCTTAAGGGAAAATAAAGTAGTAACCAATACCGCTCAAGGCCAAATGGTGGTAAGGGTTGGGAAAAGGATTTCAGAAGCGGTAGAAAAGTACATGAGGGAGCAGGGCTTTGAAAAGCAGTTGGAAGGTTTTGCCTGGGAATTCAATTTAATAGAAGATGATATTGTAAATGCCTGGTGTATGCCTGGAGGAAAAGTGGCTTTTTATACCGGTATATTGCCTATATGTCAGGATGAGGCCGGAGTAGCTGTTGTAATGGGTCATGAAGTAGCCCACGCTATTGCCAATCATGGCCGTGAAAGAATGTCCAATGGGTTACTGCTGAATGGCCTTTTGGGTGGAGCTCAGGCAGCGATGGGTCAGAATCCTAGCTTGACCCAAAGCATTTTTCTACAGGCTTTCGGGGTAGGAGGACAACTGGGTATGTTGAAGTTTTCGAGAAGGCATGAACTGGAAGCAGACCAATTGGGTTTGAATTTTATGGCAATGGCAGGTTATGATCCAAGAGTGGCTCCGGGATTTTGGGATAGGATGAGTGAAGGTAGGAATGGAGCACCTCCAGAGTTCTTGTCCACCCACCCAGGTCCAGGCAAAAGGAAAGAAGAACTACAAAAACAAATGCCTAAAGCTTTGGAGTATTACGAACGTAGTACTAAACGTTGA
- a CDS encoding DUF4442 domain-containing protein: MNTEAKKYQRRMNNPFIFWWAMFFKLPSAVFWRLKIKSLTPEKCEVTIPYFWRSQNPFQSIYFAALAGAAELSTGALCQLAMAGKGKFSMLVVDFRAEYHKKANEKITFSCNQGKELHDLIDGLQQNETGKLTMISTGTNSKDEVVARFFVTWSFKRKV, from the coding sequence ATGAATACTGAAGCAAAAAAATATCAGCGCAGAATGAACAATCCTTTTATTTTTTGGTGGGCAATGTTTTTCAAATTGCCTTCTGCCGTTTTTTGGAGACTAAAAATCAAAAGTTTGACACCCGAAAAATGCGAAGTGACCATCCCCTACTTTTGGAGATCCCAAAATCCCTTCCAATCCATCTACTTTGCTGCATTGGCCGGTGCTGCAGAATTGAGTACCGGTGCACTCTGCCAATTGGCAATGGCCGGAAAAGGTAAATTCAGCATGTTGGTGGTAGATTTTCGGGCAGAATACCATAAAAAGGCAAATGAAAAAATAACTTTTTCCTGTAATCAGGGCAAGGAATTACATGATTTGATTGACGGTCTTCAACAAAATGAAACCGGAAAACTGACCATGATCTCAACCGGAACAAACTCTAAAGATGAGGTGGTCGCCAGATTTTTTGTCACTTGGTCTTTCAAAAGAAAAGTATAA
- a CDS encoding glutamate--tRNA ligase family protein, producing MLIFHPKIMTSPNSDSLYTLTRLAPTPSGYLHLGNIYSFLLTFKIADHYKARILLRIDDMDRERVKQEYIQDIFDTLDFMELPYDLGPKNPKDFENMYSQKNRLPLYLDALETLKKSGNLFACNCSRTKILEMNPTGEYTGYCRNRKLAFNRKNMSWRFRVDAQEPISFKDIELGVKTERLPGILADFIVRRKDGLPAYQLTSLIDDLYFGVDLIIRGEDLLGSTLAQVYLSKHLPQNKFEGTGFFHHKLLKRDDGLKLSKSAGDTSVQFLRKSGKKKEDIFEMIGKWMGLEIPIRNLQDFLLLV from the coding sequence ATGCTTATTTTCCATCCGAAAATTATGACTTCTCCTAACAGCGATTCTCTCTATACCCTTACCAGATTAGCTCCTACTCCCAGTGGTTACCTTCATTTGGGGAACATCTATTCGTTTCTATTAACCTTTAAGATCGCAGATCATTATAAAGCAAGAATCCTGCTTCGCATTGATGATATGGACAGGGAAAGGGTAAAGCAAGAATATATACAGGATATTTTTGACACTTTGGATTTTATGGAATTACCCTATGATCTAGGGCCAAAAAATCCCAAGGACTTTGAAAATATGTACTCGCAGAAAAACCGACTGCCTTTGTATTTGGATGCATTGGAAACATTGAAAAAATCCGGAAATCTGTTTGCCTGTAACTGCAGTAGAACAAAAATACTGGAAATGAATCCTACAGGAGAATATACCGGCTACTGCAGAAATAGAAAGCTGGCTTTCAACAGAAAGAATATGTCCTGGAGATTCAGGGTGGATGCCCAAGAACCCATCTCATTCAAGGATATTGAACTTGGCGTAAAAACCGAAAGACTTCCCGGAATTTTGGCAGACTTTATAGTAAGAAGAAAAGATGGTTTACCTGCCTACCAGTTAACTTCTCTTATTGATGACTTGTATTTTGGCGTAGACCTGATTATAAGGGGTGAGGACCTTCTGGGTTCAACTTTGGCCCAAGTTTACCTTTCAAAACATTTACCTCAAAATAAATTTGAAGGGACAGGCTTTTTTCACCATAAATTATTGAAGCGTGATGATGGGCTAAAACTTTCCAAATCAGCTGGTGATACCTCTGTTCAATTCTTAAGGAAATCAGGTAAAAAAAAGGAAGATATTTTTGAAATGATAGGAAAATGGATGGGTTTGGAAATACCCATCCGAAACTTGCAGGATTTTCTACTTTTGGTTTGA